The following are from one region of the Streptomyces rubrogriseus genome:
- the ettA gene encoding energy-dependent translational throttle protein EttA: MAEYIYTMRKARKAHGDKVILDDVTLSFLPGAKIGVVGPNGAGKSTVLKIMAGLEQPSNGDAFLSPGYTVGILLQEPPLNEEKTVLENVQEGVAEVKGKLDRFNEIAEQMATDYSDALLEEMGKLQEELDHANAWDLDAQLEQAMDALGCPPGDWPVVNLSGGEKRRVALCKLLLEAPDLLLLDEPTNHLDAESVNWLEQHLAKYEGTVVAVTHDRYFLDNVAGWICEVDRGRLHGYEGNYSKYLETKATRLKVEGQKDAKRQKRLKDELEWVRSNAKGRQAKSKARLARYEEMAAEADKMRKLDFEEIQIPPGPRLGNVVVEVNNLSKAFGEKVLIDDLSFTLPRNGIVGVIGPNGAGKTTLFKMIQGLEEPDSGDIKVGDTVKISYVDQSREHIDPKKTLWAVVSDELDYINVGQVEMPSRAYVSAFGFKGPDQQKAAGVLSGGERNRLNLALTLKQGGNLLLLDEPTNDLDVETLSSLENALLEFPGCAVVVSHDRWFLDRVATHILAYEGESKWFWFEGNFESYEKNKVERLGADAARPHRATYKKLTRG, encoded by the coding sequence TTGGCTGAGTACATTTACACCATGCGCAAGGCGCGCAAGGCGCACGGCGACAAGGTGATCCTTGATGACGTCACCCTGAGCTTCCTGCCCGGCGCGAAGATCGGTGTGGTCGGACCGAACGGTGCCGGTAAGTCGACCGTTCTGAAGATCATGGCGGGGCTGGAGCAGCCGTCGAACGGGGACGCCTTCCTGTCCCCGGGCTACACCGTCGGCATCCTGCTCCAGGAGCCCCCGCTCAACGAGGAGAAGACCGTCCTGGAGAACGTCCAGGAGGGTGTCGCCGAGGTCAAGGGCAAGCTCGACCGGTTCAACGAGATCGCCGAGCAGATGGCGACCGACTACTCGGACGCGCTCCTCGAGGAGATGGGCAAGCTCCAGGAGGAGCTGGACCACGCCAACGCCTGGGACCTCGACGCCCAGCTGGAGCAGGCCATGGACGCGCTGGGCTGCCCGCCCGGCGACTGGCCGGTCGTGAACCTCTCCGGTGGTGAGAAGCGGCGCGTCGCGCTGTGCAAGCTGCTGCTCGAAGCCCCCGACCTGCTGCTGCTCGACGAGCCCACCAACCACCTCGACGCCGAGTCGGTGAACTGGCTGGAGCAGCACCTCGCCAAGTACGAGGGCACCGTCGTGGCCGTCACCCACGACCGGTACTTCCTGGACAACGTCGCCGGCTGGATCTGCGAGGTCGACCGCGGCCGCCTGCACGGCTACGAGGGCAACTACTCCAAGTACCTGGAGACCAAGGCCACCCGCCTCAAGGTCGAGGGCCAGAAGGACGCCAAGCGGCAGAAGCGCCTCAAGGACGAGCTGGAGTGGGTGCGCTCCAACGCCAAGGGGCGGCAGGCCAAGTCCAAGGCCCGCCTCGCGCGCTACGAGGAGATGGCCGCCGAGGCCGACAAGATGCGGAAGCTGGACTTCGAGGAGATCCAGATCCCGCCGGGCCCGCGCCTGGGCAACGTCGTCGTCGAGGTGAACAACCTCAGCAAGGCCTTCGGCGAGAAGGTGCTGATCGACGACCTCTCGTTCACGCTGCCGCGCAACGGCATCGTCGGGGTCATCGGGCCCAACGGCGCCGGCAAGACCACGCTGTTCAAGATGATCCAGGGGCTCGAGGAGCCGGACTCCGGCGACATCAAGGTCGGCGACACGGTCAAGATCTCCTACGTCGACCAGAGCCGCGAGCACATCGACCCGAAGAAGACGCTGTGGGCCGTCGTCTCCGACGAGCTGGACTACATCAACGTGGGTCAGGTGGAGATGCCGTCGCGGGCGTACGTCTCCGCCTTCGGGTTCAAGGGGCCGGACCAGCAGAAGGCGGCCGGGGTCCTCTCCGGCGGCGAGCGCAACCGGCTGAACCTGGCGCTCACCCTCAAGCAGGGCGGCAACCTGCTCCTCCTCGACGAGCCGACCAACGACCTCGACGTCGAGACCCTGAGCAGCCTCGAGAACGCGCTGCTCGAGTTCCCCGGCTGTGCCGTCGTCGTCTCCCACGACCGGTGGTTCCTGGACCGGGTGGCCACCCACATCCTCGCCTACGAGGGCGAGTCCAAGTGGTTCTGGTTCGAGGGCAACTTCGAGTCGTACGAGAAGAACAAGGTCGAGCGGCTCGGCGCCGACGCCGCCCGTCCGCACCGCGCCACCTACAAGAAGCTGACCCGGGGCTGA
- a CDS encoding acyl-CoA thioesterase, with protein sequence MRHIYRCPLRWADMDAYGHVNNVVFLRYLEEARIDFLFRPEKDFKQGSVVARHEIDYKRQLVHRHHPVDIELWVTEIRAASFTLTYEVKDGDVVYVRASTVIVPFDFEAQRPRRLTAEEREFLEEYTDAKEEAVAA encoded by the coding sequence TTGCGGCACATCTACCGCTGCCCACTGCGCTGGGCGGACATGGACGCGTACGGCCACGTCAACAACGTGGTCTTCCTCCGCTACCTGGAGGAGGCCCGTATCGACTTCCTGTTCCGCCCGGAGAAGGACTTCAAGCAGGGGTCCGTGGTGGCACGCCATGAGATCGACTACAAGCGGCAGCTCGTCCACCGGCACCACCCGGTCGACATCGAGCTGTGGGTGACGGAGATCAGGGCGGCTTCGTTCACTCTCACCTACGAGGTCAAGGACGGGGACGTGGTCTACGTCCGCGCCTCCACCGTGATCGTGCCGTTCGACTTCGAGGCTCAGCGGCCCCGGCGGCTCACCGCCGAGGAGCGGGAGTTCCTCGAGGAGTACACGGACGCCAAGGAGGAGGCCGTCGCCGCATGA
- a CDS encoding ABC transporter ATP-binding protein has product MTTDPTLAELADRATASRDRPAYGHDALITCDRLVRIFSADGVEVQALQGLDLLVREGELMALVGASGSGKSTLMNILAGLDTPTAGAARVAGRDLLAMTAKDRLAYRRTVVGFVWQQTSRNLMPYLTAAQNVALPMQLSGTGGRRAERAERALELLELMGVADCRDRRPQQMSGGQQQRVAIAVALAGNPSVLLADEPTGELDSHTAEQIFAAFRTANEHLGTTVVIVTHDQAVAGEVRRTVAIRDGRTSTEVLRRSEVDAETGHETVVAREYAMLDRAGRLQLPADYTAALGMRDRVALELESDHIAVRPDDSEPQH; this is encoded by the coding sequence ATGACGACCGACCCCACCCTCGCGGAGCTGGCCGACCGCGCCACGGCGTCCCGGGACCGGCCCGCCTACGGGCACGACGCCCTGATCACCTGCGACCGCCTGGTCCGGATCTTCAGCGCGGACGGGGTGGAGGTGCAGGCGCTCCAGGGACTCGACCTCCTGGTCCGGGAGGGCGAGCTGATGGCCCTGGTGGGCGCCTCGGGCAGCGGCAAGTCCACGCTGATGAACATCCTGGCCGGTCTGGACACGCCCACCGCCGGGGCGGCCCGGGTCGCCGGGCGCGACCTGCTCGCGATGACGGCGAAGGACCGCCTCGCCTACCGCCGTACGGTGGTCGGCTTCGTGTGGCAGCAGACGTCCCGGAACCTCATGCCCTACCTGACGGCCGCGCAGAACGTGGCCCTGCCCATGCAGCTGTCCGGCACCGGCGGGCGCCGGGCGGAGCGCGCCGAACGCGCGCTGGAGCTGCTGGAGCTGATGGGCGTCGCGGACTGCCGCGACCGGCGCCCGCAGCAGATGTCCGGCGGGCAGCAGCAGCGGGTCGCCATCGCCGTGGCCCTCGCGGGCAACCCGTCCGTCCTGCTGGCGGACGAGCCGACGGGCGAGCTGGACTCCCACACCGCGGAACAGATCTTCGCCGCGTTCCGCACGGCCAACGAGCACCTGGGCACCACGGTCGTCATCGTCACCCACGACCAGGCGGTGGCCGGTGAGGTCCGCCGCACCGTCGCCATCCGCGACGGCCGCACCTCCACGGAGGTCCTGCGCCGCAGCGAGGTGGACGCCGAGACCGGCCACGAGACGGTGGTGGCCCGCGAGTACGCCATGCTCGACCGCGCCGGCCGGCTCCAGCTGCCCGCCGACTACACCGCCGCCCTCGGCATGCGCGACCGCGTGGCCCTGGAACTGGAGAGCGACCACATCGCCGTACGCCCGGACGACAGCGAACCCCAGCACTGA
- a CDS encoding FtsX-like permease family protein, producing the protein MVLALGAVEMLRRRGATDGAGDLVAVAPVLVGVIAALVLVRLYPLPLRGLARPAGRLRGAVGPLALARAGRTSASAVLPLLALLTAFTVAAFGGSVLNGVTDARDRAALLSVGADARVEAEAALPAGLAGRLGQAPGVRQVTEVGIDYQAKIQEGRQSLPLATVDPADYAALAGRTGLGAFPAGELGRPDGAEGGSEDAVRPALASPAVAERLGDGTFQVRLADGALATLRIVLVRDRTPAVNGDDFLVVDRAGLPAAATRPNVALLTGADLDAGAVHRAADDAGTVHLRSEERGSYVDSPLQSGGERIYTAAVAAAAGYATLALLLSLASAAPERAALLARLRTMGLTRAQGRRLLVLESLPQALPAALGGILTGWAAVRLLSPGIDLTTLAVPATTSPAGRAELSADPWSLAVPAVAVLVLAVGVAAVQAWWSGRRGAVAELRAGDAR; encoded by the coding sequence GTGGTCCTCGCGCTCGGCGCGGTCGAGATGCTGCGCCGGCGCGGGGCGACGGACGGCGCCGGTGACCTGGTGGCGGTGGCCCCGGTCCTGGTCGGGGTGATCGCCGCGCTGGTGCTGGTGCGCCTGTACCCGCTGCCGCTGCGCGGGCTGGCCCGCCCGGCCGGGCGGCTGCGGGGCGCGGTCGGGCCGCTCGCGCTGGCCCGGGCGGGCCGTACCTCCGCCTCCGCCGTACTGCCCCTCCTCGCGCTGCTGACCGCGTTCACCGTGGCGGCGTTCGGCGGGTCGGTCCTCAACGGCGTGACCGACGCCCGCGACCGGGCGGCACTGCTCTCGGTCGGCGCCGACGCCCGGGTGGAGGCGGAGGCCGCGCTGCCCGCCGGGCTGGCCGGCCGTCTCGGGCAGGCGCCCGGGGTGCGGCAGGTCACCGAGGTCGGCATCGACTACCAGGCCAAGATCCAGGAGGGCCGCCAGTCGCTGCCGCTCGCGACGGTGGACCCGGCCGACTACGCGGCGCTGGCCGGACGGACGGGCCTCGGCGCCTTCCCCGCGGGCGAGCTGGGACGGCCCGACGGCGCCGAGGGCGGCTCCGAGGACGCCGTCCGGCCGGCGCTGGCCTCCCCCGCGGTCGCCGAACGGCTGGGCGACGGCACCTTCCAGGTGCGGCTGGCCGACGGCGCCCTCGCCACCCTGCGGATCGTGCTGGTCCGCGACCGCACTCCGGCCGTGAACGGCGACGACTTCCTCGTCGTGGACCGGGCCGGACTGCCGGCCGCGGCCACCCGGCCGAACGTGGCGCTGCTGACCGGCGCCGACCTGGACGCGGGCGCGGTGCACCGGGCGGCGGACGACGCCGGCACCGTCCACCTGCGGTCCGAGGAGCGCGGCAGCTACGTGGACTCCCCGTTGCAGTCCGGCGGGGAGCGCATCTACACGGCCGCCGTGGCCGCAGCCGCCGGCTACGCCACCCTGGCCCTGCTGCTGTCCCTCGCGAGCGCCGCCCCCGAACGCGCCGCACTCCTCGCCCGGCTGCGCACCATGGGCCTCACCCGCGCCCAGGGCCGCCGCCTGCTGGTCCTGGAGTCCCTCCCGCAGGCGCTGCCCGCGGCTCTGGGCGGCATTCTGACCGGCTGGGCCGCCGTGCGCCTCCTCTCCCCCGGCATCGATCTGACGACCCTCGCGGTGCCGGCGACGACGTCCCCGGCGGGGCGCGCGGAGCTGAGCGCCGACCCCTGGTCGCTGGCCGTCCCGGCGGTGGCGGTGCTGGTCCTGGCGGTGGGGGTGGCGGCCGTCCAGGCGTGGTGGTCGGGCCGGCGCGGAGCGGTGGCGGAACTCAGGGCGGGCGACGCGCGGTGA
- a CDS encoding ABC transporter permease encodes MTAPWVRTRLRAAPGAAVALAVLVALTACLAAAFPRALDRYTDAGLRQAVERTPVDESSILVTAGPDLDGGLAHTEESVRPERLTELYRSTLDAVERPLVIDGKRSSYGVRSTETLPSPDEWLPRPDGLPAEMLLAAPHGLADHTRLRSGRLPEVPGGETSIETTEVQAAVTEETARTLHIEVGSVIHVSAHQDLTVRVTGIVTPEDADSPYWSVDSVLRGPSLRRVPGPMGASNPSYWVGGLLLAPEAAPAVLGATSTVRYWHLTPSADALHSRHLDGLASAVASLESGPGLERLHATINPLTDVTTGLDTAFTAYEELRGDIGPLVVVAASGAGTVAAVVLLMAGGLAAERRRAELALLRARGASVRGMVGRLLAETAVVAVPAGALGFGAALLALPGARLLPALWAAAAVTAVAALALPLRAAAAHHAVRIHDGRARRGVRAGVQAPYRRRTDRRGPRARRGRDAAPARGDGRRR; translated from the coding sequence GTGACCGCCCCCTGGGTGCGCACCCGGCTGCGGGCCGCCCCCGGCGCCGCCGTCGCGCTGGCGGTGCTGGTGGCGCTGACCGCGTGCCTGGCCGCCGCGTTCCCCCGGGCGCTGGACCGGTACACGGACGCCGGGCTGCGCCAGGCCGTGGAGCGCACCCCGGTCGACGAGAGCAGCATCCTGGTGACCGCCGGTCCGGACCTCGACGGCGGGCTGGCCCACACGGAGGAGAGCGTCCGGCCCGAACGCCTCACCGAGCTGTACAGGTCCACCCTCGACGCGGTCGAACGGCCGCTCGTCATCGACGGGAAGCGGTCCTCCTACGGCGTCCGCTCCACCGAAACCCTGCCCTCGCCGGACGAGTGGCTGCCCCGGCCCGACGGCCTCCCCGCGGAGATGCTCCTCGCCGCCCCGCACGGCCTCGCCGACCACACCCGGCTGCGCTCCGGCCGGCTGCCCGAGGTACCCGGCGGGGAGACGAGCATCGAGACCACCGAGGTGCAGGCCGCGGTGACCGAGGAGACGGCCCGCACGCTGCACATCGAGGTCGGCTCGGTCATCCACGTGTCGGCCCACCAGGACCTCACCGTCCGCGTCACCGGCATCGTCACGCCCGAGGACGCCGACAGCCCCTACTGGTCCGTCGACTCCGTGCTGCGCGGCCCTTCCCTGCGGCGCGTGCCGGGACCGATGGGGGCCTCCAACCCCTCCTACTGGGTCGGCGGTCTGCTGCTCGCCCCCGAGGCGGCGCCCGCGGTGCTGGGCGCGACCTCGACGGTCCGCTACTGGCACCTGACCCCCTCCGCGGACGCCCTGCACAGCCGCCACCTCGACGGGCTCGCCTCCGCCGTGGCCTCCCTGGAGTCCGGTCCCGGCCTGGAGCGGCTGCACGCGACGATCAACCCGCTCACCGACGTCACGACGGGACTCGACACCGCCTTCACCGCGTACGAGGAACTCCGCGGCGACATCGGCCCGCTGGTCGTCGTCGCCGCGTCGGGCGCGGGCACGGTCGCCGCCGTGGTCCTGCTGATGGCGGGCGGCCTGGCCGCCGAGCGGCGCCGCGCCGAGCTGGCCCTGCTGCGGGCCCGCGGCGCCTCCGTACGGGGCATGGTGGGGCGGCTGCTCGCCGAGACGGCCGTCGTGGCCGTGCCCGCGGGTGCCCTCGGGTTCGGCGCGGCCCTGCTGGCGCTGCCCGGCGCCCGGCTGCTCCCCGCGCTCTGGGCCGCCGCCGCGGTCACCGCCGTGGCCGCTCTCGCGCTGCCGCTGCGGGCCGCCGCCGCCCACCACGCCGTACGGATCCACGACGGCCGAGCGCGACGTGGCGTCCGCGCGGGCGTCCAGGCGCCGTACCGTCGCCGAACTGACCGTCGTGGTCCTCGCGCTCGGCGCGGTCGAGATGCTGCGCCGGCGCGGGGCGACGGACGGCGCCGGTGA